Genomic segment of Calditrichota bacterium:
TGAAATAGAAAATAGAAAAAGAACATTGTCAGCACCAGCTACGCGATTAACACGATTACCAGAATACCTGTTTGCCGATCTTGAGAAGAAGATTGCGGCGAAGCAGGCTGCCGGACGGGATGTGATCAATTTGGGGATCGGTGATCCTGATTTGATGCCGCCGGATTCATTTACGAAAAGTTTGCAGGCGCACGCCGCTGATCCTGACGCGCATTTTTATTCATCGTCGCGCGGCGATGCGGGTGTGCGCAAGGTGATCGCAAAGTATTTCAAAGGGCGCTTTGGAGTCGAGCTTGATCCGGATACGCAGATTTGTGTCGTGTTGGGAGGGAAGGAAGGACTTTCTTCTCTTGGGCGCGCGTTTGTGAATCCGGGGGATAGTGTGGCGTGTCCGTCGCCTGCCTATCCGGTGTACGCGCAGGGTGTGGCGATGCTCTGCGACGGCAATGTGAAGACGATGCCGCTTTTGCAGGAAAACGGATTTTTGCCGGATTTGAATTTGGCGGAAGACTCGAAGATGCTCTTCTGCAACTATCCGAATAATCCCACGGGCGCGATTGCGACGGAGTTTTTTTGGCAGAGCTTGCAGGATTTCGCCGATACGCATCCTGAGACCGTCGTGTGTCACGATCATGCGTACAGTGAAATGACGTTTGGAGACTACGTCGCGCCTTCATTCTTGCAATACACGGAAAACGCGGTGGAGATGCACTCTCTGTCGAAGGTGTTTAACGCGACGGGATTCCGGATCGGGTTTTGCGTGGGGCGCGCGGATTTGATTTCGGCGCTTGTCAAGGCTAAGTCGCAAATCGATTCGGGCGCGCCGTTGATGATTCAGAGAGCGATGGCCGACGGACTTGCGGGCTATCGCGGCACGGAACCGCCGAAAGAAGTTATGGAGATTCGCAAGATTTACGGCGAGCGGCGGGCGTATGCGGAGAAGGCTCTGCGCGAGATCGGGCTTGACGTGATCGAAAGTCCGGCGACGTTTTATGTTTGGGCGAAAGTCGGCGAAGACGAACTGCCGTTTGTGCAGAAGGCGCTCGACGTCGATGTTGTTGTGACACCGGGGCGCGGATTCGGCAAAGAAGGGACCGGGTATATTCGATTAGCGCTGACGCAATCGCTCGAGCGGATTAAGCTCGCGATGCAAAGGCTGGGGTAGAAGAAAATATGAAATATGAAGTCAGAAATATGAACGCAGACTCGCTATCTTGGACTCTCACGTGCGGGCTTTGGATTGTTGGTATCGCTACAAGATCCTTCACTACGCCGCGCTTCGTTCAGGATGACAATGCGCTTTGACAAACAAATGTATAGCAACATGAATCATCCTTCATCCTTCATCCTTCATATTTTGCATCGTGGCAGATAGATTTCGACAAATAGTTAGCGGACGTCCCGTCATATTAGGTCATCGCGGATCGCCGCGCGGAGCGGCGGAGAACACGATTGCATCGTTTTTGTTGGCGCTCGAAGAAGGCGCGGACGGCGTGGAGCTTGACGTACAGTTTACGTCGGACGGCGTGCCGGTGGTTTTTCACGACGAAGAATTTTCGACGGGCGAGAAGATCGGCGAACTTTCCTATGCGGACATGCGGGAAGTGGCACACGGGTTGATGGCGCATGTGCATACGCTCGAAGAAGTTTTGCGCGAACTCTCGGGGAAAGGTTTCGTGAATATCGAAATCAAAGTGCCGGGACATGAATCGCAGGTGCTTGAGATTGCGCGGAGAACGATGACGAAGGACACATTTTTGTTCTCGAGTTTTCTTCCGGACGTCGTGGCGACGTACCGCACGCTCGCGCCGGACGTTCCGTCCATTTGGATTGTGGCGGAACACATGACCTTGGAGACGGCGCTTCAAGTGGTGGAGGAATCGGGCGCACGGGGGATCGCATATTTGCATTCGCTGATCACACCGGAACTTGCGGGATTTTTCAAGATTCACAACGTGCCGCTGTTCACGTGGACTGTAAATGATCCTGCGGAAGCGAAACGGTTGATCGAGATCGGCGTCGCGGGAATCATCACCGACGAACCGCAACGGATACTCGGCGCGCTGTGATCGGACTTGCGACGAGCAGCGACTTTCCGGAACTTTCGGGCGGCGAAAAACTTTTGCACGACGCACTCTCCAAGCGCGGTGAATGCAAAATTGTCGTGTGGGATGATCCTGCGGAAGCGTGGCGCGAATGTGAGTCGATTATTGTGCGCTGCACGTGGGACTATAGTTATCGCGTGCTCGAGTTTTGGACGTGGATTGACCGCGTTGAAGCGGCGGGGATCACACTTTACAATTCTCCGAACGTGCTCAGGTGGAACAGCGACAAGCGTTATCTGAGAGATTTGGAAATGCGGGGCGTCAAGGTTGTGGAGACGACGTGGATTCCGCGCGCGAAGATGACTGTTGAGAGTATGCGGGAGCTTGTGCGCGGGCCGAGCGTGATCAAGCCGGTGATTTCTGCGGGTGCGTATGATACGCTGCGTGTGTCGCCGGAGAATGCCGAAGAGGTTGCGGCAAGTTTACTTGAGCTGAATCAGAGTAAAGGGTTTATGCTGCAGCCGTTTGTCGAGGAGGTGCAGTCACCCGGAGAATACTCGCTGATCTATTTCGACAAAGAATTTTCGCACGCGGTGTTGAAAACTCCGCAGGCGGGAGATTTTCGGGTGCAGCCGCGCTACGGGGGTGAGCAGGGTGCGGCGCAAGTGGAAGCGGAGATTATCGCGCAAGGAAGAAAGATTCTCGACGCAGTGCCGTATGACGACCGCTTGCTCTATGCGCGGGTGGACGGCGTGATTCGCGGCGGGGAATTCTTGCTCATGGAACTTGAGTTGATTGAGCCGTATTTGTTTCTCGAATTTGGAAAAAACGCTGGCGCGAAACTTGCGTCCCTTCTGTAGTTTACTTTCATAAAAACCATACATACCATGCAAGCATCAAAACAACACAATCGTTTGAATGACATTACCGAGGCGATTGGCAATACGCCGCTCGTTCGGTTGAACAAGATCGGAAAAGGGATGGGCTCGGAGATTTGGGTAAAGTGCGAACATCTGAATCCTTCGGGCTCAATTAAGGACCGGATCGCGATTTACATGATCGAAAAGGCGGCGCGGGATGGCGAACTCAAGCCGGGCGGACTGATCGTGGAGAACACGAGCGGGAATACCGGGCAGGGTGTGGCGATGGTGGCTGCGGTAAAAGGATTTCGCTGTATCTTCACGATGCCGGATAAGATGTCGCAGGAAAAAGCCGACGGAATGAAGGCATACGGCGCGAAGGTGGTGGTGACGCCGACGAACGTTCCGGCGGAATCGCCGCAGAGTTATTACGAGACTGCGAAGCGGATTCACAGCGAAACACCGGGAAGTTATTATGTCAACCAATATCACAATCCGATAAACACGGAAGCGCATTACCATTTGACCGGCAAGGAAATTTGGGAACAGACGGAAGGTCAGGTCACTCACGTCGTCGCGGGCGTGGGTACATTCGGGACATTCGCGGGGATCGCGAAATATCTTAAGGAAAAGAACCCGAACGTCAAATGTATCGCGGTTGATCCGATGGGATCGGTGTTTTACAGTTTGTGGAAGACGGGTAAAATGGACGAACCGTTTGTCTATAAGGTCGAAGGCATGGGCGAAGATATGGTGACGGGCAACATGGACTTGTCACTTGTCGACGATATGATTCAGGTGGACGATCACATGTGCTTTTCGAACGCGCGCAGAATGTGCCGCGAAGAAGGCATCATGGCGGGCGGTTCGTCGGGCGGCGCGGTGTACGCGGCGTTGGAAGTTGCGAAGACGGCGCCGGAGGGAAGCGTGATCGTGACGATTTTGCCGGACAGCGGCTCACGCTATCTTTCGAAGATGTACAACGACGAGTGGATGCGCGACAACGACCTCTTGCGCGAGCCTGCGAAGCTGGGGACTGTGCGTGACTTGTTGGACGCGCGGCCGCCGCAATCGCTGATTCACGCGCGGGGCGACGAAAAAGTCGGTGACGTCATTTCGCACATGAAGTCTTACGGAATTTCGCAGCTGCCGGTGGTGAGCGGCGACAAAGTTTTGGGACTTATCCACGAAGCGGACTTGCTGAAGTTTTTGCTGGCGGGGATCGGCACGGCCCATTCGAGTATCGAGCCGATTGTGCAAGGAGATTTTCCGTGCGTGACCG
This window contains:
- a CDS encoding aminotransferase class I/II-fold pyridoxal phosphate-dependent enzyme; translation: MRRPEADGSKTGQAVVLFEIENRKRTLSAPATRLTRLPEYLFADLEKKIAAKQAAGRDVINLGIGDPDLMPPDSFTKSLQAHAADPDAHFYSSSRGDAGVRKVIAKYFKGRFGVELDPDTQICVVLGGKEGLSSLGRAFVNPGDSVACPSPAYPVYAQGVAMLCDGNVKTMPLLQENGFLPDLNLAEDSKMLFCNYPNNPTGAIATEFFWQSLQDFADTHPETVVCHDHAYSEMTFGDYVAPSFLQYTENAVEMHSLSKVFNATGFRIGFCVGRADLISALVKAKSQIDSGAPLMIQRAMADGLAGYRGTEPPKEVMEIRKIYGERRAYAEKALREIGLDVIESPATFYVWAKVGEDELPFVQKALDVDVVVTPGRGFGKEGTGYIRLALTQSLERIKLAMQRLG
- a CDS encoding glycerophosphodiester phosphodiesterase; its protein translation is MADRFRQIVSGRPVILGHRGSPRGAAENTIASFLLALEEGADGVELDVQFTSDGVPVVFHDEEFSTGEKIGELSYADMREVAHGLMAHVHTLEEVLRELSGKGFVNIEIKVPGHESQVLEIARRTMTKDTFLFSSFLPDVVATYRTLAPDVPSIWIVAEHMTLETALQVVEESGARGIAYLHSLITPELAGFFKIHNVPLFTWTVNDPAEAKRLIEIGVAGIITDEPQRILGAL
- a CDS encoding pyridoxal-phosphate dependent enzyme, which translates into the protein MQASKQHNRLNDITEAIGNTPLVRLNKIGKGMGSEIWVKCEHLNPSGSIKDRIAIYMIEKAARDGELKPGGLIVENTSGNTGQGVAMVAAVKGFRCIFTMPDKMSQEKADGMKAYGAKVVVTPTNVPAESPQSYYETAKRIHSETPGSYYVNQYHNPINTEAHYHLTGKEIWEQTEGQVTHVVAGVGTFGTFAGIAKYLKEKNPNVKCIAVDPMGSVFYSLWKTGKMDEPFVYKVEGMGEDMVTGNMDLSLVDDMIQVDDHMCFSNARRMCREEGIMAGGSSGGAVYAALEVAKTAPEGSVIVTILPDSGSRYLSKMYNDEWMRDNDLLREPAKLGTVRDLLDARPPQSLIHARGDEKVGDVISHMKSYGISQLPVVSGDKVLGLIHEADLLKFLLAGIGTAHSSIEPIVQGDFPCVTDDESLDHVSQMFTGAPYEAVMVIRDDAPRDIITKIDLIDYLLQKSSGKS